Genomic segment of Neochlamydia sp. AcF84:
AATAAAAGTTAATTTAAATAATTGGCCATTGATTTTGACGACAAATAGCTTTCAAGCTTCGATCCGGGTTAACACCCACGGCATTTCCTACGGCGTAAAGAAGGGGCAAATCTAAATAGCTATCGGTATAAGCTGTCACATTATCTTTAACGATTTGTAATTCATTTAAGAGCAGCTCTAGAGCTTGAGCTTTTTGAGGACCTTCCATCACCTGGGTAATATGAGTGAAATCACCCTGGTCGTTTTTTTGATAAATCGTAGAGCTCCATCTATCAACGCCTAGCCTCAGCGCCACTTTTTCCACTAAAAAGTTTGGCGAACTAGAAAATATAGCAGTATACGATCCTTCATTTTTAGCTTCTAATAGTTTTGAAAAGACGGGATGATAGATAAGCTTATCCAGTTGCTGGGATAAAAATTTGGTGGCATGCTCATTAACAAGGGCCACGGAAAGGCCACAAAAAAAGCATTGAAAAGTAGATTCATGCAAGCTTTTTAGACTAATGAGTCCAAGCTTGAACCTTAAATAGAGGGAAGATAGGCGCATCATTCGGTAAAAAGGAAGGATTTTTTTCCGAAAAAGATAGATACCAAAAGAGAGACTACAATTTTTGCGAAGAAGTGTATGGTCGAGATCAAAAACAACTAAGCTATTTTTTCTTTTGGAATTGTACAATTTTGTTTTCAATTTCTTGAATGCCTTGGTTGATTTTTTCTAAGCGCTCTTTTTCAGACTTTATCAACTCGTTATTATTCATGGCTTTCTCAAAATCTAAACCTGAAACTCCTCCCGCTTTGCGCAAAGACTCTAGCTGGACTTTTATCGCTTGTCTACGTTCTTTTCTTTGTTTTAGAACTTCGCGAAGTTGCTCAATAGATTGACGATCATCCTCGGACAAGGAAAGTAAAGCTTGTTCCTCTTTATCTGAAAGAACATCGGTGATTAAGCTACGTAAGGATTTATAAAGGCGCTCTATCTCTTGCTTTTCAAATTTATTAAAAGAAGAATTTTGTATTTTCTGAGCAAGCTCATCTCTGGCGGCTGCTAGCTCTTGAGCTTCTAAAGAACGAGCATTATTGCCAAGCTGTTCGATTTCATTTTTTATTTCTTCTATTTTAGCTTTACGTTGCCTTTCTTTTTCTTGTTCATGTTGAAGGCGCACTTGCTCTTGTGCTTTCTGTTTTTCTAAAATCTGATCTTTTACGGCAAACATTTCGCTTCTTAGAGCTTTGATTTCATCTCTTCCCAGTTCAACATTTCTCATGAACTTGGAAATCTCATCTAAATGCTTATTAGCTTGATCATCCGATAATTCTGAAGATTCATATTGCTTTTTAAGCTCATGTATTTTGGCTTGAACGGTATAAAAATTTTGCTTAAAAGTAGCTTTTAGCTGGGCACGTTCTTTTTTGCGTTCTTTTTCGGCTAATTTGATTTTATCCCAGCATTCGCTAAGACGCATTCTCGTATGGGTAAAGGCATGCGTGTTAAGAGTTAAAACCTTAGCAATGCCTTGTAAGTCTTTAATTTCTTCTCTTAATGCAAACAAAGAATCATCAAAGTTACCTTTAAAGCTACCCCCAATAAAGGCTTCCACATCATCGCTAAATGTTTGGCTAACTTCTTTGATAAGCTCTTTCCTTAAAGGAAAAACTTGATCGCCTATTTCAGAGAGCCTTTGGAAAAACTTATTTTTTTGTCTTACACGCATGTCCGTTTTAATAAGTTCTTTGCGTAGAGCATTCACACGAGATGCTTGCACATTAAGCAAATTAAGTCTTTTTTGAGTGTCTTGATAAAATAGGGCTTTGGCAGAAAGCCTTGTGGGGATAGGGCCTAAGTCAGGATTGGTAATTTTAGCTACTTGCTCTTCAAAAAGCTTTATATCGTTTTCTAAAGCTACGATGGCTATTTCAATTTGTTCGGCTGCAAAAGAGCTTTGTTCATCCAACATTTCTTTCAGACGGCGGGCTTCTTTGGAAAGCTCGCTATATTTTGTCCATAATTGCGTACGCACAAGGGGAGGGAGGTTTTCTTTAAAGAGTTGCAAGCAAATATTGCGCACTTCCCAAAAGGCTTTAAAATGTGGAGCTCCACTTTGTGCTAAAGAGCTTTCCATAAAATCTAAAGCATATTTAACCTTAGCGTCTACTTGAAGTAAATTTTCCATCTCTTGCATAAACTCATCGAGATGAGGATTATGCTTTTTTTCGACCACAGGCTCTTCACTAATTTCTTGCTCTGCTCCTTCTAAAGAAGGGGTTGTTAAGCTTAGCTCTTCGCCTTCTGAATTAATCGAGGATAGGAATTTCTCATCTTGATGAGGTGTCGTTTCTTGTATATTTTGATTTTTACTTTCTAAGTCGCTCATGGAAATTCTTAAAGATATATGTTTAATGGAATTTTAGAGCAAAATCATAGCTGATTTACCCTTTTCGGTAAAGCTCTTTAAAAAACAATAATAATTAGCAGCTGTCGATATCTTTAGAAATAAGGTCGGCAATCATTTCCGTGTCATAAAGGTCCATATCAATCCAGTTAAACAAAGGTTCTTTGCCAAACCAGGTATGCTGACGTTTGGCATAGTTTCTAGAAGCTCGTTTAAATGTCTCGACAAACTGAAGATAATCCTCGGGCCTTCTGTCGGTTGCTAAATAAGCAATCGCTTGCTTATAGCCTATCGCTTGGGCTGCAGAGGAGTTAGCTAAGAGACCTTGTTTTAACAAACCTTGGACCTCTTCTAGCAAACCTTCTTCAATCATTTGATCACAACGGTTTTCAATGCGATGATATAAATGAGGCCTAGGTCGAAATAAAAACCAGCACCGAAAGTCATAATTTTGAGCCTTATGGCGCCCCTTCCACGAAAGCTTACTAACTTTTTCTCCAGTTAAAGTAATGATTTCCAAAGCACGCACAATTTTTTGCTTATCATTCTTTGTAATCCCACTGGCGTAATGGGGATCTAGCTGCTGAAGACGAGCATATAAGACCTCGGGGCCTAGCCTATCATATTCTTCTTCTAAAGCTTTTCTAATTTCAGGAATAGAGGGAGGCCCTAGAGGAGGTCCATAGAGTAAAGAATGAATATAAAAGCCTGCCCCTCCTACTACAATAGGCACCTTGTCTCTATTGTGTATACGCTGGAAGGCTTGACGCGCTTCATAGCAAAAATCTACAACATTGAAAGAATCTGCTAAATGGCAAATATCGATGAGGTGATGAGAAATCTGTTGTCTTTCTTCAAGTGTAGGCTTAGCTGTACCAATATCCATTCCTTTGTAGACTTGCATGGAGTCAGCTGAAACGATTTCTCCATGGATCTTTCTTGCCAGCTGGAGAGCAAAATGAGACTTGCCGCAGCCAGTAGGACCGGCAATAATGATCACGCGCTTTTTATTTTGAGGAAGGGCAGTAGGGAGCTGCTTTTGAGCTTCGATAGCAAAATTTATAAAAATTTGTTCTATTTCTTCTTTTTCTAATGTTCCACTAGCCACTGTCAACTACCTAAACTTGGTCAAAGCATTGTTTATTTAAATTTAACCATTTATTATTCAAGGCCTTAAATTTTAACATGTCTTTCAAATGGTAAGATCAAGCATAAAGAGACCTGTTAGATAATTCTTGGCTCTGATTGTAGAAGCTAAGAAAAGCTTTCATGATATTCGAGGAAGATAGCTAGCTCCTTTCAAAATCCCATCATCTTGTTAGTTATTTAATTATTTCTTTTATTTTCCCCGCAAGTAGCACTTACAGCTCTTTTCAACTTTATACCTACCTGCTTAAAGTTATTCTCCCTCTTAAATTCAATCATCCATTCACTTCAAAGAACATCAAAAAAACTTTCTGAAATGTGATTATTAGCCTTTTAAGAGGATCATATTTTGCTTTTTTTATAGAAAGTAATGATTAAAAGCTGCAAGCGCTCGTCTTCTTAAACGCTCTCCCTTTTATGCCCCCTTTCTCAAAGCTAAGCTTTTTTCTGCAGGTATGCTTTATTAGCACTTTTAATTCTTTGTTTTAACAATCTATATCTTGCATTTGCAGATGGTCTTTCATAAAAGCAAAAGCTAAAAGTCTGCTGCTTCTATATAACTTTCTTTTCGGTTCCTTTAGGGCCCAGCCCTTAACCGCAGGCTCTTTGCTGTTACTTCCTTACCCGCATCAAAGATTCAAGTTATAAAGCAGTAAAAAAATCTGTTAAAAGCCTGATAGCTGGTATTTGATGAAACTTAAAGTAAGGCTAAAATCCCAAAAAGATTAAAGATAAATCACTTTATTTGCTGCTTATATGTCTAGGCTTTAAGCATTTATTTAAGCACACTTGCTGGCAATGAAGTTATCTAAAAAAAGATTAAGTAAAAAAAGCAAGCTATTCTCAATATTTAATACTTAACAGGATTACTCAATAATTTCCACTCTAACGCGTCGCCCAAGCCGAGCACAAATCATCATGGATATTGTTCGTAAGGCTTTGATAGTATTTCCTTTCCTTCCTACAACTTTCCCAATATCATGAGGATTAACCCGTACTTCTACGATCATTCCTCGTTCCCCTTCATAGCAATTAACATTTACATCATTAGGGGCGTCTACTAAATTTTTTACGATATATTCAACAAATTCTTTCATAGCTCTACAAATGTTTATTATAGTTTTACAAGCTAGCATTTTTAGCATCAGGAAGAATTTAACTCAAGAAGTATCCCATTAAAGCTCTTTGCCTGCTTATCTGAAACGTACGATAAAATGAATCTGGAGCCTTATTTCTCACCTAATTAAAAAGCAATTAAACAATTTTTTAATTCCACCCTATTTTATCAGAATTTTATCGAACGGCATGATAAGGTAAATTGCTTTTTGAACTCTCAACTACTTTCTCAGCTGCTAAGACCTCTAAAGAGGAGAGCTTTTGATGTAGGCGAGCGCAGGAATACGTAAATCTACAATTAGAGGTGCATATTTTAATAATTTTTCTGCCTCCCCTCCTTCCACACATTTGGCATGATATTTTAATAAAGGGCGCAATTGCAGATAATTGGCTAATTCTTGCCGATAATTGTCTACACTCAACCGCAATACATGCGAAGCTATTCCTTTGACAAGCTTTCCTGCTTGATCTGTTCTTTCCACCTGCTCATCAAGGATAGCTACAATTTGCCTTTTACCTTTGCTATCTGCAAAAGCCTGGGAGACATCAACACGAGTTAGATAAGAATATTCCGAGCAACAATAGGTTGAAAGCAGATCAATTAAATAAAGGGCGAGCTTGCATTTAATTTCGTGGATAGGTTTTCCCCAAATCAACGGGGAAGAATCTGTTATTCCCAAGTATATTTCTGGTAGTTTTTTAGGAGTAAAAAAAGGTTTAAAGGGAAAAGTCACACCTTCACGATCGATAACTGTGTTATGATAATCTAATAAATAAGCAAAAGGCTTTCTTAATTCATAATCCACATAAATAGTTCCTGGGAGGATTTTTTTTACATAGGCATGAGTAATCAAAGGAGAATCTAAAAGTTTTTGTTGAGCTGCTTGGGTATTAAAGCGAAAGATATTGGTTGGTTGATCAATCGATAAGTTAAGAAGCTCAGCAAGATACGCGGTTTTCAAAGGTTCTTTATCAGGAGTCGTTTGCGCAATAGCTACAATGTTATACTGTGGGTTATATAGACGCTGTCTTTTTATATATTTATAATAAATTAAACCTCCAGTAGCAGATCCGGAGATAGCTAGAGTAAAAAGCATAATCCATAAACAAGCTGTACGTATGGAAAGCTTCTCTTTTTTTTTTCTCATAAGGACTTTTAACCTAAAGGGATGAAGAGGGTAGAAGCACTCTGTTGGTGAGATATCTCCCCTCTTTTGACAAACATAAAATTCAGGGTTATTTCTGCTAGCTCCTTGCTCAGCCAGATCATAGCATTTTTTCTCACTTCCTGCAAAGATGCTCTCGCATCAGAGATTAAATGAAAAGCTGTAATTAACCATCTCTAGAAGTTTTAATGCTGCCTACATAAAATAGCATCTCTTCGTTTTCGTTCAAGCGCAAGTATAATTAAGCGATTGAATAGCTCCTCCCCGTCCACTCCATTTAGCTGGCATATCATAGGATAAAGGCTAAGGGAAGTAAATCCTGGGATAGGGTTAATTTCGTTTAGCCAAAATTTTTCATTAGCATCAAGAAAAAAATCTACGCGCGCCATTCCTGTCCCTCCAACTGCTTGATAGGCAGCTGAAGCTAGCTCTATCCCCTCCCTATTTTTTTCAGGTGATAAAGAAGCTTGAGGAATGGTTTTCATACTGTTTGCCCCATATTTAGATTCAAAATCGTAAACATGGCCTTGAGAAAACACTTCGCCGGGAGGAAATACTTCAGCCTCTTCATTACCTAAAACTGCAAATTCTATTTCCCTAAAATTTGTAAGCCCTTCCTCTACGATTAATTTAAAGTCATAATGAAAGGCTTCTTGAATCGCTGAATATAAGCTATCAGCATGCGTGACTTTTTGTACGCCGATCGTTGATCCTAAATGCACAGGCTTTATAAAAAGCGGAAAATTTAATTTGTTTTGAATCGATTGAATAAGTGATGTACTATCTGTTCTCCACTTTTTATAGCTGATTTCTATAAAAGGCAAGGTAGCTATCTGATGTGCTTGCATAAGATGTTTGGTATGAGCTTTGTCCATAGCAATAGCCGCATAGACATGATCAGGGCCTATATAAGCTTTATCGAGAATTTCAAAAAAGCCTTGAATGGTTCCATCTTCGCCATAAGGCCCATGCAAAATAGGCACAAAGAGATCGCACTCCATCAATTGATTAAAAACACTTACCTCTATACAGGAGGTAGTTTTTGCAGCTGCTAGCTCCTGCATGCGCTCTTTAAGCGCCTGCATATTATTATCTTCTACAAGCCACTGCCCCTGCTTTGTTATACCAAAATACTTAATCTCATAAAGCTCGGGTGAAACGTATTTGCAAATATGGCTAGCCGATAAGAATGCAACCTCATGCTCTACTGAGCGCCCTCCAAAAACCATCCCCACTTTGAGCTTACGTGGCGCTCGTTGCCTGAATAGCTCGAGCAACTCGTGAGAAAACTTAGTAATATCGCCGGCTCCCATAGAAACAACAATATCATGGGGATGAACAAAATCCAAAAGTAAAGAGTCTAGATCTTGCCGCTGCACTGCATGAATTTTTTTTATGCCTTTAGTTTCTATTTCCTTGATAATTTCTATTGAAGAAACCCCCTCTATAGGTGCTTCGCCGGCAGCATATATCTCCGTGATAAATACCTCATCTGCATCATCGAAAACATCTTTGTATAACCCCAAGCAATCTTGAGTACGGGTGTAGCGATGCGGTTGGAAAACAACAATCAGACGCCGCCCCCCTGCAGCTTGACGTATACCTTCTAGAGTGGCTTTTATTTCTGTCGGATGGTGAGCATAATCATCAAGCATTAAAATGTGATGCTTCTCGCCCTTTTTTTCGCAGCGACGCTTAATACCACCGAATGAAAGAAAAGCTGCACGAATTCTATTTTCTGCAACCCCTAAGCTTAAAGCTAATCCTAGCACGGCCGCAGCATTAAGAGCATTATGACGTCCTACCATAGGCAACTGAATAGACGAATAATGGCAACCCTTAAAATCTACATCAAAAGAGATGTTCCATCCTTTTTGAGAAAAGTTACTAATTTGTAGCTCACAATGGCTTCCAAATCCATAACAAACGCCCTTAGGCTTTAAAGCTAAAAGATGTTTATCATCCCCGCACCAAAAAAGATGCTCCGATGTTTCCACTTTGCTTAAAAATTGGCTAAAAGCCTTAATTAAATTCTCTATCTTGCCAAAGTAATTAAGATGATCGGCATCAATATTAGTGATAATGCCTCCATAAGAATGATACTTAAGAAAGGTGCCATCACTTTCATCAGCTTCGGCTATAAAATACTTCCCTTCCCCATGCCCAGCATTTGAATTAAAAGAAGAAAGCATTCCTCCCACCGCATAGGAAGGATCCAAGCCAGCTTGCATGATTACCCAGGTTAAAAGAGCTGAGGTCGTAGTCTTACCATGCGTTCCTGCCACCGTTAAAGTTTTCTGCTCCTGCATTAAGTATAAGAGCAAGTCAGAACGATGAAGCATTAAGCACCCCTGCTGTAAAGCAGCATAATACTCTGGATTATCAGCTTTAATATCTGAACTGTAGATGACAGCGGCATGAGCAGGAACTTGATGAGCCGCATGGCCGATAAATATTTTAGCTCCGTTTTTCGACAATTCTTCCGTTACATAGTTGGCTTGCATGTCGCTGCCTGTTACAACCATCTTCTTTTTTAAAAGAATGCGTGCTAAACCGCTCATGCCGATGCCACCGATGCCAATAAAATGAAAGTGCTTTACCTTTGAAATCATACGTGGAGCGCCTCCAGAATAAGCGTATAAAGCTCTTTAGGTCGGTGGTGGATCTTGTAATTTTGCATCGCTTGGCTCATTTTTTTCCGTTTTTCTAGGGTAAAAGATTCTATTTTACCCGCTAAATGAAAAGCATTTAATTCCTTTTCTTGGCACCTTAAAGCTCCCCCTACTTTTTCTACTAGAAAAGCCGCATTTTTTTCCTGATGGTTATCGGTAGCATAAGGATAAGGAATTAATATCCCGGGCACCTCAAATTCCATCTGCTCAGCAATGCTCCCTGCCCCTGCACGGGTAATGGAGATATCTGCCGCCTGCCATGCTAGTTCCATATGTGTCTCAAAAGGTTTGACACAAGCCTTAATGCCTGCTTTTCGATATTCTTCTCTAAAAAATTGAGAAGTAGAAGCATCACCTGTTAAATGAATGATCTGCCATTGCTCTTTAGCATGCTTTAAGTGCTGAATCAAAGCTTCGCTAACCAAATTATTCAGATTTAAAGCTCCTTGTGAGCCTCCAAAAGCTAAAATAGTATCTCGCTCTTTCTCTAGCCCAAAGAATTCACGTGCTTTAGAGGAAGAGCTATCACCCTTATAATATTCTGGACGTAATGGCATGCCAACTTCATAAGTTTTTCCCCCTAAAAGATCTGCCGTATCAGGAAAGTGGATGCCTACAAAGGAAGCATACTTTGCCAAACAACGATTAACTTTTCCGGGAACACTATTAGCTTCATGAAGGATAAAAGGAATTTCTTTAGCTTTGGCAGCTAAAAGCATAGGCAAGGTATAATAGCTCCCAAATCCTACTACCATATCAGGACGGTATTCGCTAATAATTTTGCAACTCTGCTTTATACCCTTTAAAATCTTGTAGGAAGCTTTTAAAGTCTCCCAAGGAGATTTATTTGTAAAAGTAGCGCAAGTGATCGTCTGATAGCGGAAGAAATCTTTGTCAAAATAAAGATTGATATCAAGATTTCCCCCTACATACAAAAGCTCAAGAGAGTCATCTGCTGCCATAAGCTGTTTGCCTAAAGCAATAGCAGGAAAAATATGGCCTCCCGTACCCCCTGCAGTAATAATAATTCTTTTACCCATCTTCCGCTCCTGCCATTAAAGGTGTTTACTATTACAAAACTGGGATTTCTAATGCCAGCGAATGATAAGAAAATTGCTCCCAGGAAGAGAAATGGTGTTAGATAGAAAAAAATAGATAGGGAGCCATCTGTAATGTTGACCTCTCAGCAGCAAATATTATTTTAAAATAATAAACTTACTCTTTTTATAGGCAAAGAATGGCTAAACATTCTCTTACTTCCCTTAAATTAAAAAAATTCAGTGAAAAGCAAGATTGCAAAAGACTTATGCCAAGAAATAAATCATTCATACTAAATAGCCCCTGCTTAAAAATTATGCCAAAAAATTATAATAGTTGCCTTTTTAAGTTTATTTTTATATGAAAGGTAAAATTATTTTTTACAACCCTCTTGAAAATATATGGAATGGATGTAAAAGGTCATAACAAGCTCTTCCTACGCATTGAAATACAAGCCAACTTAAAAGAAGGATAAAAAAATGAATGTGGTGAACGTACACAAGTCTACCCTATTATCTACTGAAAACAACTCCCTTCCTATAGCAAAGAAAAACACTTTTGACCCTTCTAGTCCCTTGGCTACTCTACCTTTAAAAATTTTCAAAAAAATTTTTATTTCTTTCAGCAGTTTAACTGAAGACGAATTAAGAAAAATCCTTGATGCAAGGAGCTGTGCCCGTGTGTTTAAACAACACATGCCTAATAATGTCAATTTTTTGCAGCTTTATCAGCCTAAGAAACTACAATCCTATCTTGACAAGCTTTCTAATTATTTAGATAAATATCTCTTTTCTATTGGCGAAGACAATACATCTTTATCAATAGATAGGCTAGAAGAGGATTATACCCAAGTCTTAAAAGTTGCTG
This window contains:
- a CDS encoding FtsQ-type POTRA domain-containing protein → MRKKKEKLSIRTACLWIMLFTLAISGSATGGLIYYKYIKRQRLYNPQYNIVAIAQTTPDKEPLKTAYLAELLNLSIDQPTNIFRFNTQAAQQKLLDSPLITHAYVKKILPGTIYVDYELRKPFAYLLDYHNTVIDREGVTFPFKPFFTPKKLPEIYLGITDSSPLIWGKPIHEIKCKLALYLIDLLSTYCCSEYSYLTRVDVSQAFADSKGKRQIVAILDEQVERTDQAGKLVKGIASHVLRLSVDNYRQELANYLQLRPLLKYHAKCVEGGEAEKLLKYAPLIVDLRIPALAYIKSSPL
- the murG gene encoding undecaprenyldiphospho-muramoylpentapeptide beta-N-acetylglucosaminyltransferase is translated as MGKRIIITAGGTGGHIFPAIALGKQLMAADDSLELLYVGGNLDINLYFDKDFFRYQTITCATFTNKSPWETLKASYKILKGIKQSCKIISEYRPDMVVGFGSYYTLPMLLAAKAKEIPFILHEANSVPGKVNRCLAKYASFVGIHFPDTADLLGGKTYEVGMPLRPEYYKGDSSSSKAREFFGLEKERDTILAFGGSQGALNLNNLVSEALIQHLKHAKEQWQIIHLTGDASTSQFFREEYRKAGIKACVKPFETHMELAWQAADISITRAGAGSIAEQMEFEVPGILIPYPYATDNHQEKNAAFLVEKVGGALRCQEKELNAFHLAGKIESFTLEKRKKMSQAMQNYKIHHRPKELYTLILEALHV
- the miaA gene encoding tRNA (adenosine(37)-N6)-dimethylallyltransferase MiaA; this encodes MASGTLEKEEIEQIFINFAIEAQKQLPTALPQNKKRVIIIAGPTGCGKSHFALQLARKIHGEIVSADSMQVYKGMDIGTAKPTLEERQQISHHLIDICHLADSFNVVDFCYEARQAFQRIHNRDKVPIVVGGAGFYIHSLLYGPPLGPPSIPEIRKALEEEYDRLGPEVLYARLQQLDPHYASGITKNDKQKIVRALEIITLTGEKVSKLSWKGRHKAQNYDFRCWFLFRPRPHLYHRIENRCDQMIEEGLLEEVQGLLKQGLLANSSAAQAIGYKQAIAYLATDRRPEDYLQFVETFKRASRNYAKRQHTWFGKEPLFNWIDMDLYDTEMIADLISKDIDSC
- a CDS encoding KH domain-containing protein translates to MKEFVEYIVKNLVDAPNDVNVNCYEGERGMIVEVRVNPHDIGKVVGRKGNTIKALRTISMMICARLGRRVRVEIIE
- a CDS encoding HAD family phosphatase produces the protein MKTKLYNSKRKNSLVVFDLDHTLLRKNCSLSFGIYLFRKKILPFYRMMRLSSLYLRFKLGLISLKSLHESTFQCFFCGLSVALVNEHATKFLSQQLDKLIYHPVFSKLLEAKNEGSYTAIFSSSPNFLVEKVALRLGVDRWSSTIYQKNDQGDFTHITQVMEGPQKAQALELLLNELQIVKDNVTAYTDSYLDLPLLYAVGNAVGVNPDRSLKAICRQNQWPII
- the murC gene encoding UDP-N-acetylmuramate--L-alanine ligase; this encodes MISKVKHFHFIGIGGIGMSGLARILLKKKMVVTGSDMQANYVTEELSKNGAKIFIGHAAHQVPAHAAVIYSSDIKADNPEYYAALQQGCLMLHRSDLLLYLMQEQKTLTVAGTHGKTTTSALLTWVIMQAGLDPSYAVGGMLSSFNSNAGHGEGKYFIAEADESDGTFLKYHSYGGIITNIDADHLNYFGKIENLIKAFSQFLSKVETSEHLFWCGDDKHLLALKPKGVCYGFGSHCELQISNFSQKGWNISFDVDFKGCHYSSIQLPMVGRHNALNAAAVLGLALSLGVAENRIRAAFLSFGGIKRRCEKKGEKHHILMLDDYAHHPTEIKATLEGIRQAAGGRRLIVVFQPHRYTRTQDCLGLYKDVFDDADEVFITEIYAAGEAPIEGVSSIEIIKEIETKGIKKIHAVQRQDLDSLLLDFVHPHDIVVSMGAGDITKFSHELLELFRQRAPRKLKVGMVFGGRSVEHEVAFLSASHICKYVSPELYEIKYFGITKQGQWLVEDNNMQALKERMQELAAAKTTSCIEVSVFNQLMECDLFVPILHGPYGEDGTIQGFFEILDKAYIGPDHVYAAIAMDKAHTKHLMQAHQIATLPFIEISYKKWRTDSTSLIQSIQNKLNFPLFIKPVHLGSTIGVQKVTHADSLYSAIQEAFHYDFKLIVEEGLTNFREIEFAVLGNEEAEVFPPGEVFSQGHVYDFESKYGANSMKTIPQASLSPEKNREGIELASAAYQAVGGTGMARVDFFLDANEKFWLNEINPIPGFTSLSLYPMICQLNGVDGEELFNRLIILALERKRRDAILCRQH